From Frateuria aurantia DSM 6220, one genomic window encodes:
- a CDS encoding peptidoglycan DD-metalloendopeptidase family protein, translated as MAEQQRRGCKSRKQAIRRKAQQCHAPFYARVSHWSFCPHGEAAPIHWQRERWLLAGTALLLTALSALVLPAWAGALQLDKLLAPAAPALPLPATLVVAPDAHLPSVMPGLASEAWQKVEVRPGQTLSDLFQAQGYSLTDLQHVMDATGNGKSLHQIRPGQSFEFLAGQASTLAGFRFDDSASSRTTIRFDHGNTRVSQQALALDERETIAHGTIDGSLFGAGSRAGLSSVMVLKLANLFQYDIDFAQDLRQGDHFTVIYDKIYRDGHFIHDGDIVAAEFYNEGTRYTAYRYQLPNGETRWFSEDGRPLQKAFLRTPVDFTRISSTFSAARFHPVLGLMRAHKGVDYAAPTGTPIHAAGDGVIKYRGWMNGYGNFVLIQHNGTISTAYGHMSRFAANERIGQHVRQGQVIGYVGMTGLATGPHLHYEFRVDGTQRNPLTVTLPKSQPLPAAQLAIFRSKVVKPQLARLDAADAELRLARTGQSGAGDLSAEVPDRAASPSATTTFQ; from the coding sequence ATGGCAGAGCAGCAGCGGCGTGGATGCAAATCTCGCAAACAGGCCATCCGCCGCAAGGCACAACAATGTCACGCCCCTTTCTATGCCCGAGTCAGTCACTGGAGCTTCTGCCCCCATGGTGAGGCCGCTCCCATTCACTGGCAGCGCGAACGCTGGCTGCTGGCCGGGACCGCCCTGCTGCTGACGGCCTTGTCGGCCCTGGTCTTGCCGGCCTGGGCTGGTGCCCTGCAACTGGACAAGCTGCTGGCCCCTGCAGCGCCGGCATTGCCGTTGCCTGCCACCTTGGTCGTGGCACCCGATGCCCACCTGCCCAGCGTGATGCCCGGATTGGCGAGCGAGGCCTGGCAAAAGGTCGAGGTCCGCCCCGGCCAGACCCTGTCCGATCTGTTCCAGGCCCAGGGCTACAGTCTGACTGACCTGCAACATGTCATGGACGCTACCGGCAACGGCAAAAGCCTGCATCAGATCCGGCCCGGTCAGAGCTTCGAGTTTCTGGCCGGGCAGGCATCGACGCTGGCCGGCTTCCGCTTCGATGACAGTGCCTCCAGCCGCACCACTATCCGCTTCGACCATGGCAACACCCGGGTGAGTCAGCAGGCGCTGGCACTGGACGAACGCGAGACCATCGCGCACGGCACCATTGATGGCTCGCTGTTCGGCGCCGGCTCCCGTGCCGGGCTCAGCTCGGTCATGGTGCTGAAGCTGGCCAATCTGTTCCAGTACGACATCGATTTCGCGCAGGACCTGCGACAGGGTGATCACTTCACGGTGATCTACGACAAGATCTATCGCGACGGTCATTTCATCCATGACGGCGATATCGTGGCCGCCGAGTTCTACAACGAAGGTACCCGCTACACGGCCTATCGCTATCAATTGCCGAACGGTGAAACCCGCTGGTTCAGCGAGGACGGACGCCCGCTGCAGAAGGCTTTTCTGCGCACGCCGGTGGATTTCACCCGGATATCCTCCACTTTCAGCGCGGCCCGCTTCCATCCGGTACTGGGCTTGATGAGAGCTCACAAGGGGGTCGACTATGCCGCTCCCACCGGGACCCCGATCCATGCCGCCGGCGATGGCGTGATCAAGTACCGGGGCTGGATGAATGGCTATGGCAACTTCGTGCTGATCCAGCACAACGGCACCATCAGCACCGCCTATGGTCATATGTCGCGCTTCGCGGCCAACGAGCGGATCGGCCAGCATGTACGACAAGGTCAGGTCATCGGCTATGTCGGCATGACCGGTCTGGCCACGGGACCGCATCTGCATTATGAATTCCGGGTCGACGGAACCCAGCGCAACCCCCTGACAGTGACCTTGCCCAAGAGCCAGCCTCTGCCGGCGGCCCAGCTGGCCATATTCAGGTCGAAGGTGGTCAAGCCGCAGCTGGCTCGGCTGGATGCGGCTGATGCCGAACTTCGTCTGGCGCGAACCGGACAATCCGGCGCGGGAGATCTCTCGGCCGAGGTGCCAGATCGCGCAGCCTCCCCCTCCGCAACCACTACCTTCCAATAA
- the tyrS gene encoding tyrosine--tRNA ligase — MSEFEQALSIIERGAEEIIKKDELVSRLREGRPLRIKAGFDPTAPDLHLGHTVLLNKMRQFQDLGHQVIFLIGDFTGMIGDPTGKNATRRPLTREDVLANAETYAAQVYKVLDKDKTELRFNSEWFSEMTAADMIRLAAQHTVARMLERDDFSKRFAAQQPIAIHEFMYPLTQGYDSVALKCDVELGGTDQKFNLLMGRALQEHHGQAPQVVLTMPLLEGLDGVHKMSKSLGNYIGINEPAIDMVTKTMKIGDELMWRWFELLSFEVSLDELARLKQGVADGSLNPRDVKLQLARELTTRFHDVEAAEQAIAGWHAVVRGEGDTSLLPLAEIRIPAEGLKMAALLTAAGLTGSNSEANRKLKERAVKIDGEVVEDAQKVLEPGFEGVLQIGKRNFARVSLVAEG, encoded by the coding sequence ATGAGTGAGTTTGAGCAGGCGCTGTCGATCATCGAACGGGGCGCGGAAGAGATCATCAAGAAGGACGAGCTGGTCAGTCGGTTGCGCGAAGGCCGGCCGTTGCGGATCAAGGCCGGTTTCGATCCGACCGCGCCGGACTTGCATCTGGGCCATACCGTTCTGCTGAACAAGATGCGCCAGTTTCAGGACCTCGGACATCAGGTGATTTTCCTGATCGGTGACTTTACCGGCATGATCGGTGACCCGACCGGCAAGAACGCCACCCGTCGCCCTTTGACCCGCGAGGATGTACTGGCCAACGCCGAAACCTATGCCGCCCAGGTCTACAAGGTTCTGGACAAGGACAAGACCGAGCTGCGCTTCAACTCCGAATGGTTCAGTGAAATGACCGCGGCGGACATGATCCGGCTGGCCGCCCAGCACACGGTTGCACGGATGCTGGAGCGGGACGACTTCTCCAAGCGTTTCGCGGCCCAGCAGCCGATTGCGATCCACGAATTCATGTATCCGCTGACCCAGGGCTATGACTCGGTCGCTTTGAAGTGCGATGTCGAGTTGGGCGGTACGGATCAGAAGTTCAATCTGCTGATGGGGCGCGCCTTGCAGGAGCACCACGGCCAGGCACCCCAGGTGGTGCTGACCATGCCGCTGCTGGAGGGACTGGACGGTGTCCACAAGATGTCCAAGTCACTGGGCAACTATATCGGCATCAATGAGCCGGCGATCGACATGGTCACCAAGACCATGAAGATCGGCGACGAGCTGATGTGGCGCTGGTTTGAACTGCTGAGCTTTGAAGTCTCTCTGGATGAGCTGGCCCGACTCAAGCAGGGTGTGGCCGATGGTTCGCTCAATCCCCGGGATGTGAAGCTGCAGCTGGCGCGCGAACTGACCACGCGCTTCCATGACGTCGAAGCGGCCGAGCAGGCGATTGCCGGTTGGCATGCCGTCGTTCGCGGTGAAGGCGATACCAGCCTGTTGCCGCTGGCCGAAATCAGGATTCCGGCCGAGGGCCTGAAGATGGCGGCACTGCTGACGGCCGCCGGACTGACCGGCAGCAACTCCGAGGCCAATCGCAAGCTCAAGGAGCGCGCGGTAAAGATCGATGGCGAAGTGGTGGAGGATGCGCAGAAAGTGCTGGAGCCAGGCTTTGAAGGCGTATTGCAGATCGGCAAGCGGAATTTTGCACGGGTGTCGCTGGTCGCCGAAGGCTGA